From a single Arachis hypogaea cultivar Tifrunner chromosome 3, arahy.Tifrunner.gnm2.J5K5, whole genome shotgun sequence genomic region:
- the LOC112792793 gene encoding ABC transporter B family member 19 isoform X1 has product MPKHFLLFLFFSAQASYRKAGVIAEQTISSIRTVFSFVAERQLAAKYAQLLQKSAPIGAKIGFAKGAGMGIIYLVTYSTWALAFWYGSILIATNKLDGGAAIACFFGVNVGGRGLALALSYFAQFAQGTVAASRVFSIIDRIPEIDPYSPDGRKLTVVRGRIELKNVSFAYPSRPDSLILHSLNLVFSSTKTLALVGASGGGKSTIFALIERFYDPIEGTITLDGHDLRTLQVKWLRGQIGMVGQEPILFATSILENVMMGKDNVTKEEAIAACIAADAHNFISNLPLGYDTQVGDRGTKLSGGQKQRIALARAIIKDPKILLLDEPTSALDAESESAVQRAIDKISVGRTTIVIAHRIATVKNAHAIVVLENGTAIEMGNHLQLIGKGGTYYNLVKLATEAISRPLSNEHDMQKSNDLSIYDNSIADVSRYAADISRPKHLKYAQEKKLEIEDEPNKMPTKFRLSEILKLQKPELWMLLLGFFLGMFAGAFLSLFPLVLGISLGVYFDDDTDKMKRDVGHLCLALVCLGFGCILSMTGQQGFCGWAGSKLTLRVRNLLFQSILKQEPGWFDFDKNSTGVLVSRLSIDCISFRSILGDRFSVLLMGMSSAAVGLGVSFVINWKLTLLAAAVTPFTLGASYVSLLINIGPHVDNNAYAKASNIASGAVSNIRTVTTFSAQEILIKSFDQALSEPQRKSLKSSHIQGLTFGFFQGAMYGAYTLVLWFGARLVDRSEAKFGDVFKIFLILVLSSFSVGQLAGLAPDTSMAATAIPSVQDIINRRPLIGNDKSIRSKKVEDRLKSPFKIEFKMVTFAYPSRPAVTVLRDFSLKVKGGSTVALVGPSGSGKSTIIWLIQRFYDPNKGKVMLSGVDLMEIDVKWLRRQMALVGQEPALFSGSIRENITFGDPNASWAEIEAAAKEAYIHKFISGLPQGYETQVGQSGVQLSGGQKQRIAIARAILKKSRVILLDEASSALDLESEKHIQDALKKVSNEATTIIVAHRLSTIREADKIVVMKDGGVAEYGSHDTLMTSHQNGLYASLVRSETEANAFA; this is encoded by the exons ATGCCTaaacattttcttctttttttatttttttccgccCAGGCTTCTTACAGGAAAGCTGGTGTTATTGCGGAACAAACGATCAGTTCAATTAGGACAGTGTTTTCTTTTGTTGCGGAAAGGCAATTGGCAGCAAAATATGCTCAATTACTACAAAAATCAGCCCCAATCGGCGCAAAAATTGGTTTTGCCAAGGGTGCAGGCATGGGCATTATCTATTTAGTAACATATTCGACATGGGCCTTGGCATTTTGGTATGGCTCCATCTTAATTGCCACGAACAAACTTGATGGGGGTGCAGCTATTGCTTGTTTCTTTGGTGTCAATGTAGGAGGAAG AGGTCTAGCATTGGCGCTGTCATATTTTGCACAATTTGCACAAGGTACAGTTGCAGCAAGTCGTGTATTCTCTATTATAGACAGAATTCCTGAGATTGATCCATATAGCCCTGACGGAAGGAAGCTTACTGTTGTCCGTGGTAGAATTGAGTTAAAAAATGTTAGTTTTGCATACCCATCTCGTCCTGATTCTCTGATACTTCATTCCCTTAATTTAGTATTTTCATCGACAAAAACTTTGGCACTGGTTGGTGCTAGTGGAGGGGGCAAGTCGACTATATTTGCTCTGATAGAGCGGTTCTATGACCCTATTGAAG GGACGATAACCTTGGACGGCCATGATTTGAGGACGTTGCAAGTCAAGTGGCTAAGAGGTCAAATTGGGATGGTTGGTCAAGAGCCAATCCTCTTTGCAACCTCCATACTAGAAAACGTTATGATGGGGAAAGATAATGTCACTAAGGAGGAGGCAATTGCTGCTTGCATTGCTGCAGATGCTCACAATTTCATATCTAACTTACCACTTGGCTATGACACTCAG GTCGGAGATAGGGGCACAAAACTATCAGGTGGTCAAAAGCAGAGAATCGCACTGGCTCGAGCAATAATCAAAGATCCTAAAATCCTTCTTTTAGACGAACCTACCAGCGCTCTTGATGCTGAGTCAGAGTCTGCAGTGCAACGAGCCATCGACAAGATTTCTGTGGGTCGAACAACCATTGTCATTGCTCATAGGATAGCTACTGTAAAGAATGCTCATGCCATCGTGGTCCTCGAAAATGGTACTGCCATTGAGATGGGTAACCATCTCCAGCTTATAGGGAAAGGGGGAACCTACTATAACCTTGTCAAACTCGCCACCGAGGCCATATCAAGGCCTCTCTCTAATGAACATGACATGCAAAAATCCAATGATCTTTCCATCTATGACAACTCAATTGCTGATGTATCAAGATATGCAGCAGATATCTCGAGGCCTAAACATTTAAAATACGCTCAGGAGAAAAAACTAGAGATCGAAGACGAGCCAAACAAAATGCCAACAAAATTTAGACTTTCTGAGATATTGAAATTGCAAAAGCCAGAGctttggatgctacttttagGATTCTTTCTGGGTATGTTTGCAGGCGCTTTTCTGTCTCTTTTTCCTTTGGTTTTAGGCATATCTCTTGGGGTATATTTTGATGATGACACTGATAAGATGAAGAGAGATGTTGGACACCTTTGTTTAGCACTTGTTTGTCTTGGATTCGGTTGTATTCTTTCCATGACAGGACAACAAGGATTTTGTGGTTGGGCAGGATCAAAGCTTACACTAAGGGTTAGAAACCTCTTGTTCCAGTCCATCTTGAAACAAGAACCTGGGtggtttgattttgataaaaactCGACTGGAGTGTTAGTGTCAAGGCTCTCCATTGATTGTATCAGCTTTCGTTCAATACTTGGTGATCGATTCTCAGTCCTTCTTATGGGGATGAGTTCAGCAGCTGTCGGTCTTGGTGTTTCCTTTGTCATCAATTGGAAACTAACCCTTTTGGCGGCTGCTGTTACTCCCTTTACTCTTGGTGCAAGTTATGTAAGCTTGCTTATAAATATTGGGCCACATGTTGATAACAATGCATATGCCAAAGCTAGCAATATTGCTTCTGGTGCAGTATCAAACATAAGAACGGTTACCACGTTTTCTGCCCAGGAAATATTAATTAAGTCCTTTGATCAAGCCTTATCAGAACCTCAAAGGAAATCATTGAAAAGTTCGCACATTCAAGGTCTAACATTTGGGTTCTTTCAAGGAGCCATGTATGGAGCGTACACCTTGGTTCTTTGGTTTGGTGCCAGACTTGTAGATCGTAGCGAAGCGAAGTTCGGAGATGTTTTTAAGATCTTTCTCATTCTTGTTTTGAGCTCATTTTCTGTGGGACAACTAGCTGGTTTAGCACCGGATACTTCTATGGCGGCCACAGCAATCCCTTCTGTTCAAGATATCATAAACCGGAGGCCGCTGATAGGCAACGATAAGtcaataagaagcaagaaagtagAAGATCGATTAAAGTCGCCTTTCAAAATAGAATTCAAAATGGTCACATTTGCATACCCATCTAGGCCTGCAGTTACAGTGCTAAGGGATTTCTCTTTGAAGGTCAAAGGTGGAAGCACCGTGGCCTTGGTAGGACCCAGTGGATCAGGAAAATCAACCATCATATGGTTGATACAGAGGTTCTATGATCCAAATAAAGGAAAAGTGATGCTAAGTGGGGTAGACCTTATGGAAATTGATGTTAAGTGGTTAAGGAGGCAAATGGCTTTAGTAGGTCAAGAACCAGCACTGTTTTCTGGGAGTATAAGGGAGAACATTACCTTTGGGGACCCAAATGCGTCATGGGCTGAAATTGAAGCAGCTGCAAAAGAAGCTTACATCCACAAATTCATTAGTGGCCTTCCTCAAGGTTATGAGACCCAG GTTGGTCAAAGCGGGGTCCAACTATCAGGTGGCCAAAAACAAAGAATTGCAATAGCAAGGGCTATACTGAAGAAATCAAGGGTGATTCTACTTGATGAAGCAAGCAGTGCTTTGGACTTGGAGTCAGAGAAACACATCCAAGATGCCCTTAAGAAAGTTTCCAATGAAGCAACAACCATCATTGTAGCCCATCGTCTATCGACAATTAGAGAAGCTGACAAGATAGTGGTTATGAAAGATGGGGGAGTAGCAGAGTATGGAAGTCATGACACACTGATGACTTCCCATCAAAATGGTCTGTATGCTAGCCTAGTTCGTTCTGAGACCGAAGCCAATGCCTTTGCTTGA
- the LOC112792793 gene encoding ABC transporter B family member 19 isoform X2 — MGIIYLVTYSTWALAFWYGSILIATNKLDGGAAIACFFGVNVGGRGLALALSYFAQFAQGTVAASRVFSIIDRIPEIDPYSPDGRKLTVVRGRIELKNVSFAYPSRPDSLILHSLNLVFSSTKTLALVGASGGGKSTIFALIERFYDPIEGTITLDGHDLRTLQVKWLRGQIGMVGQEPILFATSILENVMMGKDNVTKEEAIAACIAADAHNFISNLPLGYDTQVGDRGTKLSGGQKQRIALARAIIKDPKILLLDEPTSALDAESESAVQRAIDKISVGRTTIVIAHRIATVKNAHAIVVLENGTAIEMGNHLQLIGKGGTYYNLVKLATEAISRPLSNEHDMQKSNDLSIYDNSIADVSRYAADISRPKHLKYAQEKKLEIEDEPNKMPTKFRLSEILKLQKPELWMLLLGFFLGMFAGAFLSLFPLVLGISLGVYFDDDTDKMKRDVGHLCLALVCLGFGCILSMTGQQGFCGWAGSKLTLRVRNLLFQSILKQEPGWFDFDKNSTGVLVSRLSIDCISFRSILGDRFSVLLMGMSSAAVGLGVSFVINWKLTLLAAAVTPFTLGASYVSLLINIGPHVDNNAYAKASNIASGAVSNIRTVTTFSAQEILIKSFDQALSEPQRKSLKSSHIQGLTFGFFQGAMYGAYTLVLWFGARLVDRSEAKFGDVFKIFLILVLSSFSVGQLAGLAPDTSMAATAIPSVQDIINRRPLIGNDKSIRSKKVEDRLKSPFKIEFKMVTFAYPSRPAVTVLRDFSLKVKGGSTVALVGPSGSGKSTIIWLIQRFYDPNKGKVMLSGVDLMEIDVKWLRRQMALVGQEPALFSGSIRENITFGDPNASWAEIEAAAKEAYIHKFISGLPQGYETQVGQSGVQLSGGQKQRIAIARAILKKSRVILLDEASSALDLESEKHIQDALKKVSNEATTIIVAHRLSTIREADKIVVMKDGGVAEYGSHDTLMTSHQNGLYASLVRSETEANAFA, encoded by the exons ATGGGCATTATCTATTTAGTAACATATTCGACATGGGCCTTGGCATTTTGGTATGGCTCCATCTTAATTGCCACGAACAAACTTGATGGGGGTGCAGCTATTGCTTGTTTCTTTGGTGTCAATGTAGGAGGAAG AGGTCTAGCATTGGCGCTGTCATATTTTGCACAATTTGCACAAGGTACAGTTGCAGCAAGTCGTGTATTCTCTATTATAGACAGAATTCCTGAGATTGATCCATATAGCCCTGACGGAAGGAAGCTTACTGTTGTCCGTGGTAGAATTGAGTTAAAAAATGTTAGTTTTGCATACCCATCTCGTCCTGATTCTCTGATACTTCATTCCCTTAATTTAGTATTTTCATCGACAAAAACTTTGGCACTGGTTGGTGCTAGTGGAGGGGGCAAGTCGACTATATTTGCTCTGATAGAGCGGTTCTATGACCCTATTGAAG GGACGATAACCTTGGACGGCCATGATTTGAGGACGTTGCAAGTCAAGTGGCTAAGAGGTCAAATTGGGATGGTTGGTCAAGAGCCAATCCTCTTTGCAACCTCCATACTAGAAAACGTTATGATGGGGAAAGATAATGTCACTAAGGAGGAGGCAATTGCTGCTTGCATTGCTGCAGATGCTCACAATTTCATATCTAACTTACCACTTGGCTATGACACTCAG GTCGGAGATAGGGGCACAAAACTATCAGGTGGTCAAAAGCAGAGAATCGCACTGGCTCGAGCAATAATCAAAGATCCTAAAATCCTTCTTTTAGACGAACCTACCAGCGCTCTTGATGCTGAGTCAGAGTCTGCAGTGCAACGAGCCATCGACAAGATTTCTGTGGGTCGAACAACCATTGTCATTGCTCATAGGATAGCTACTGTAAAGAATGCTCATGCCATCGTGGTCCTCGAAAATGGTACTGCCATTGAGATGGGTAACCATCTCCAGCTTATAGGGAAAGGGGGAACCTACTATAACCTTGTCAAACTCGCCACCGAGGCCATATCAAGGCCTCTCTCTAATGAACATGACATGCAAAAATCCAATGATCTTTCCATCTATGACAACTCAATTGCTGATGTATCAAGATATGCAGCAGATATCTCGAGGCCTAAACATTTAAAATACGCTCAGGAGAAAAAACTAGAGATCGAAGACGAGCCAAACAAAATGCCAACAAAATTTAGACTTTCTGAGATATTGAAATTGCAAAAGCCAGAGctttggatgctacttttagGATTCTTTCTGGGTATGTTTGCAGGCGCTTTTCTGTCTCTTTTTCCTTTGGTTTTAGGCATATCTCTTGGGGTATATTTTGATGATGACACTGATAAGATGAAGAGAGATGTTGGACACCTTTGTTTAGCACTTGTTTGTCTTGGATTCGGTTGTATTCTTTCCATGACAGGACAACAAGGATTTTGTGGTTGGGCAGGATCAAAGCTTACACTAAGGGTTAGAAACCTCTTGTTCCAGTCCATCTTGAAACAAGAACCTGGGtggtttgattttgataaaaactCGACTGGAGTGTTAGTGTCAAGGCTCTCCATTGATTGTATCAGCTTTCGTTCAATACTTGGTGATCGATTCTCAGTCCTTCTTATGGGGATGAGTTCAGCAGCTGTCGGTCTTGGTGTTTCCTTTGTCATCAATTGGAAACTAACCCTTTTGGCGGCTGCTGTTACTCCCTTTACTCTTGGTGCAAGTTATGTAAGCTTGCTTATAAATATTGGGCCACATGTTGATAACAATGCATATGCCAAAGCTAGCAATATTGCTTCTGGTGCAGTATCAAACATAAGAACGGTTACCACGTTTTCTGCCCAGGAAATATTAATTAAGTCCTTTGATCAAGCCTTATCAGAACCTCAAAGGAAATCATTGAAAAGTTCGCACATTCAAGGTCTAACATTTGGGTTCTTTCAAGGAGCCATGTATGGAGCGTACACCTTGGTTCTTTGGTTTGGTGCCAGACTTGTAGATCGTAGCGAAGCGAAGTTCGGAGATGTTTTTAAGATCTTTCTCATTCTTGTTTTGAGCTCATTTTCTGTGGGACAACTAGCTGGTTTAGCACCGGATACTTCTATGGCGGCCACAGCAATCCCTTCTGTTCAAGATATCATAAACCGGAGGCCGCTGATAGGCAACGATAAGtcaataagaagcaagaaagtagAAGATCGATTAAAGTCGCCTTTCAAAATAGAATTCAAAATGGTCACATTTGCATACCCATCTAGGCCTGCAGTTACAGTGCTAAGGGATTTCTCTTTGAAGGTCAAAGGTGGAAGCACCGTGGCCTTGGTAGGACCCAGTGGATCAGGAAAATCAACCATCATATGGTTGATACAGAGGTTCTATGATCCAAATAAAGGAAAAGTGATGCTAAGTGGGGTAGACCTTATGGAAATTGATGTTAAGTGGTTAAGGAGGCAAATGGCTTTAGTAGGTCAAGAACCAGCACTGTTTTCTGGGAGTATAAGGGAGAACATTACCTTTGGGGACCCAAATGCGTCATGGGCTGAAATTGAAGCAGCTGCAAAAGAAGCTTACATCCACAAATTCATTAGTGGCCTTCCTCAAGGTTATGAGACCCAG GTTGGTCAAAGCGGGGTCCAACTATCAGGTGGCCAAAAACAAAGAATTGCAATAGCAAGGGCTATACTGAAGAAATCAAGGGTGATTCTACTTGATGAAGCAAGCAGTGCTTTGGACTTGGAGTCAGAGAAACACATCCAAGATGCCCTTAAGAAAGTTTCCAATGAAGCAACAACCATCATTGTAGCCCATCGTCTATCGACAATTAGAGAAGCTGACAAGATAGTGGTTATGAAAGATGGGGGAGTAGCAGAGTATGGAAGTCATGACACACTGATGACTTCCCATCAAAATGGTCTGTATGCTAGCCTAGTTCGTTCTGAGACCGAAGCCAATGCCTTTGCTTGA
- the LOC140183923 gene encoding uncharacterized mitochondrial protein AtMg00810-like: protein MHSSEEQISSFTCIPFQTGEGEATNYLIVYVVDIIIAAPKQEMVDNVKHKIQSIFKLKILGDLKFFLGLEVARSKYGITLSQQKYTLSLPEETGFLGCKPANTPMDANLKLRTDKGDHIPDALRYHRLIGRLMYLTISQPDITFAVVKLAQYMANLRTPHLEAVHYVLRYLKAAPSQELLFSSKSKFHLSMYTDANWGSCLDTRRSTTSYYMFLGDSLVSWKRKKQDVVSKSSMEAKYRDLANAACEVLSIIALLKFMHVEVNSAIIFFVTTSLPFKWLPIRLYMKGPSTLKSIVTSLEKKWQQESSNSSMYRASINLQIYSPRLSQHLGSNFLWPSLEHTTCMFQLEGGY, encoded by the exons ATGCACAGCAGTGAAGAACAGATATCATCTTTCACAtgtatcccatttcagacag GAGAGGGTGAGGCAACTAACTATCTCATTGTGTACGTGGTTGACATCATCATCGCTGCTCCCAAACAAGAAATGGTGGACAATGTTAAACACAAGATTCAATCCATCTTCAAGCTTAAAATCTTGGGTGACCTTAAGTTCTTCCTTGGTCTTGAGGTTGCCAGATCAAAATATGGGATTACTTTGAGTCAGCAAAAATATACACTCTCATTGCCGGAGGAGACTGGTTTCTTAGGGTGCAAACCTGCCAATACACCCATGGATGCTAATCTAAAACTTAGGACTGACAAAGGTGATCATATCCCTGATGCTTTGAGATATCACAGATTGATTGGCCGCCTCATGTATCTCACTATATCTCAGCCAGACATCACTTTTGCTGTGGTTAAACTGGCTCAATACATGGCAAATCTTCGAACTCCTCATCTCGAAGCTGTGCACTATGTCCTCAGGTATTTGAAGGCAGCACCTAGCCAGGAATTACTCTTTTCATCAAAATCCAAATTTCACCTCTCCATGTACACTGACGCTAACTGGGGCAGCTGCCTCGACACACGGAGGTCCACGACCAGCTACTACATGTTCTTGGGAGATTCATTAGTGTCATGGAAGAGAAAGAAGCAAGATGTAGTTTCGAAGAGCTCAATGGAGGCAAAGTACAGAGATCTAGCCAACGCTGCTTGTGAAGTTCTATCCATCATTGCCCTTCTCAAATTCATGCATGTCGAGGTGAATTcagcaataattttttttgtgacaaCGTCTCTGCCATTCAAATGGCTACCAATTCGACTCTACATGAAAGGTCCAAGCACATTGAAATCGATTGTCACTTCGTTAGAAAAAAAATGGCAGCAGGAATCATCAAACTCGTCCATGTACCGAGCAAGCATCAACTTGCAGATTTACTCACCAAGGCTCTCCCAGCACCTCGGTTCAAATTTCTTATGGCCAAGTTTGGAACATACAACATGTATGTTCCAACTTGAGGGGGGATATTAG